The genomic window TGTAGAGCATCGGCGCCTCGTCTTTTTCGCCCTCGCCGATGACGACGACGCCCTTCATGTTGACGGAGTTGATCATCTGACGCATGGCGTCGACGGCGGCGCCGTCACCCTCGTTCTTCTTGCCGCGGCCGACCCAGCGACCGGAGGCGAGCGCCGCGGCCTCAGTGACTCGGACGAGTTCCATCGCGAGGTTTCTGTCCGGAACCTGAATATTTCTGTCACTCATGTGTGGCCTCCTGGCACGTGCTGCGGTGTATTGATGGCGAGGGTGGTTTCCTCCAACCAAGCCTTTGCCTATTGTGGCACTTCTGTTCGGGAAACCGCACCGCGAAGACACCCGAAGGTGGGGAAAAGTGCACAGGTATGACGATTTCGTGCCGGGCGGGGTGTCCGAACGCAGGGGTGGCGGGGTGCGGCGGCCTGAACCTGTGCCCAGGCCGCTCGCCGATTCCCGCCCCTGATCGGGCGCATGCCATACTTAGCCCGTGGCTGAAGAGAAGAGACCCCGGATCTTCCAGGGTGGCAAGGACATGAGCATTTCCATGGGCATCATCGTGGTGCTCATGGTCCTCATCGTCCTTCCCACCGGTTTGTGCACGTATAGTCCCGGCGCTCCAGAAGGCGGCCCCGTGCAAGAAGTAGACGCGGAGGCGTTCCTGGGCCTGGAGGCCCGGGCCGCGGACTTCCCGCTGATCATGCCGGAGAATCCCGACGGCTGGGTCCCCAACTCCGCCCGCCGCACTCAGGTCGACGGCCAACCCGCCACCGTGGTCGGTTGGGTCACGGATGACGAAGGGTACCTCCAGCTGACACAGACGGGCGTGGAGCTCGAGGACGCCGTGCGCGGCGTCGATCAGGACCCGCGCGCGCTCGACCGCACGGAAAACATCGACGGCCAGGAGGTGCAGGTCTACTCCTCCGAGGAGGGAGACGTGCGCGACTTGTGGGCCGTCGACGCCGGCGAATCACGCCTGCTGGTCAGCGGCGCGGCCGACGAGGAAGAATTCCGCGCGTTGATGGCCGCTGCCCTGGACGCCGACCAGATCGTCGTCGAGTAGCCGCGTCGTCAGCGGCAGACCCCGGCGGTGACCCGCTCCGCGCGGTCCTGCCGGGCGCCGGCCGGTCCTTGGCGTACAGAGCGCAGGATGTCGCGGGCCATGGCGTCGTTGCGCTGGAAGGGCGCGGCGTTGGTGTGCGGGCGGGAAAACGCGCCCAGCGGGATTTCGGAGCTGGTCGGCCCCGTCGCCCAGACTCGCTCGTGCGCGTCGCCGTCCGGACGCAGTAGGTGATACCGGGCGTCGATGCCCAGGCGTCCGGTGCCGGCGTCTCCGTCGGCGGAGAGCACGCGTTCTTCACGCGCCATTCCGTCGGCGATTAACTGCGCGATCAGCGGATTGGCGGTGCCCTCGACGACCTGGGGCGGCAGAAAGGCGTCGATGTAGTTGCGCGCGGAGATCCGCAGCGGTGAGTGGGCGCTGACGGCGGTGAACGTCCCGGTGGCGGAATCGGCGGTGACACTGACCCCGGGACCCAAGAACCGCAGCAGGCCGGCGCGGTGCAGAGCGAGCAGCTGATGGAGCCGGTGTGGCGGCGGGCCGGAGTCGAGCAGGCTGAAGAAGGATTGCCACCGGTCCGGGAAGTCCTGCCGGGAGTCGGCGTCTAACCTGTCGACGGGCACGATGCGCGCCAGCTGCATGTGTACGTGCAGGAGCGCCAGGAACAACGCCTGCTTCTCGGAATGATCGGGAGAGGTGGCCAGACGCAGATCCTCGGAGACGTAGTCGACGAGCGCCGCCTCGACGTCAGCCAGGGTGGCGAAGAGCTCGCCGGCGAAAGGCTGATCCAGCCACGCCAGGTCCAGGTGGAGGCGGGCGTCCGGCACGGCCTCCGCGATCAGGTCCGAACGGTCGGAGCCCGCGGCCACGGCGGCGCGGAAACGAGGCGCGAACTCGGCCCAATCCAGCGCGGACCATTCGGGGTGGCCGGTGAGGATTTCGCGGTAGACGAAGTACTCGCATTCGGCGGTGATCACCGGCAGCAGGTCGCGGCGAAAGTTGATGGCCCCGGGCAGGCCGTCCACGTAGTCGCGGGTCAGGAAAGTCATGGCGGGGGAAAACTCCCCGCGTAGCTCCGCGGTGATCTTGGAGTGGTAGGGCACCCCACGGCGGGAGCCGACCCACATCCGCGGTTCCTGCCCGGAAGGCTCATAGCGCAGCCGGTCGGGCTCACCCGGCCGCGGGTCGGGGTGAAAGACGCCGCCGCGACCTTCGCTGAGCTGGGCCATGACGTCGATGAACGCCAGCCCCATGCCCGAGACCAACACATCCTCGTCGGCCCCGACGGGGGAGAGGTCCAGCTCGTGCGACTGGGCCGGCGGGGAGTAGAACAGCCGGTGACGTTCGGCGAAGTCGATCAACGCGCTGGCCCGGGGGCTGTCGGCGGCGTCGGTGTGGCCGAGCGAGAGGACGACGGCGTCGGCGTCGAGCACGGTGCCGTCGGCAAGCTCTGCGCGGTAACCCTGTCCGTCCGGGGTGACGGACGTGACCAGCTGAGTGTGTGGGGTGACGGTGACGGAGTCCGGGAATTCGGTGACGGTGGTGGCGTAAAACCAGCTCAGATACTGCGAGAGCAGGCGCCGGGAGGCGAAGGACTTCGGTTGGAGCCCGGCGATTTCGCTGCGCAGGTCGACGTCGACGTCCGGCAGGGCGATCTCTCCGGCGCTGACTAGCCGGGCCCACTGGTGCAGGTTCGGGCCTGGACGAGCGGGTCCGGCGCACTCGACGGAGTCGTCGGTGAACACACTGACGTCTTCGGCGTGCGAGTTCATCAGCAGCATGGGGCTTTGATCGGGCCGCCAGATCCGGCCGGCGCCGGGTACGTGGGGGTCGGCGACGTCGATGTCCAGTCGGAAGCCGGCCAAAAGATCCACGTTGGCCTGGATCCGTTCTAGGATCCCGGCGGCGCGGGGGCCGCCGCCGACGATGAGGATGCGGGCGGATGTTCCAGACATTTTTATTCTCTCTTTCCTCCGTGCGACTTCCTGCAGGGCAACGGTTGTGCGGTGGGAGCTGGCAGCAAGGCTAGCACCGTTCAAACAAGTCCGTCTACAGACCATAGACTAGTCTGTCTAAAGGTTGTTCCGCTCTGTCGGACGACAGATACGCACCGTCAAGCAGAAAGCTGGTACCCATGGTTTCCCGCCTCAGCGACGCCGCCCCGCGCACCGGAGCGCCCCGTTCCGCACCGCTCGGTCCGGCCTCCGGCAGCACCGTCGCCGCGGCCCACACGCACCGCTCCATCACTGATTTCCAGATCAGGCCCGTGCGCCGCCCCGGTCGCTGGGTCGGCGCCGGCCTTGTCATCGCCCTCGTCGCCGCAGTGTTCTGGTCGTTCGCGACCAACCCCCGCTGGGGCTGGGACGTCGTGGCTTCCTGGGTCTTCGCGGAATCCATCCTCGCCGGCCTCTTCGAGACCCTGAAGCTCACCGTCATCGCCGGGGCCATCGGCTTCGGGCTGGGCGCAGTGCTCGCCGTCATGCGGCTGTCCAGCTCCCCGTTGATCTCGGGGGTGTCCTGGACATTCTCCTGGATCTTCCGCTCCACCCCCTTGTTGGTGCAGCTCCTGCTCTGGTACAACGTGGGCTACCTCTACGAACGCCTCGAAATCGGCGTCCCGTTCACCGACGTCACCTTCTTCAGCGTCGAGACCAACCAGGTCGTCACCCCGTTCCTGGCCGCCATCCTCGGTCTCGGACTGCACCAGGCCGCCTACGCCGCCGAGATCATCCGCGGCGGCATCCTGTCGGTGGACCAGGGCCAGCTGGAAGCCGCCTCCGCGCTCGGCATCCCGGCGCGCGACCGCACCCTGCGCATCGTCTTCCCGCAGGCCATGCGCGCGGCCCTGCCGGCGTCGTTCAACGAAATCATCTCCCTGGTCAAGGGCACCGCCATCGTCTACGTGCTGGCCTATCAGGAACTCTTCCTGACCGTGCAGGTCATCTACGCCCGCACCCAAGAAGTGCTGCCGATGCTGCTGGTGGCCACGGTCTGGTACGTGGTGATCACCTCTGCGCTGTCGATCGCCCAGTACTACGTGGAGCGCCACTTTTCCAAGGGCGCGGTGCGCGAGGTCCCGCCGACCCCGTGGGAGCGCCTGCGCGCGAAATTCCGCCGCCGTCCGGCTTCCGCCGGTGGGCCGATCTCCGGTCCCGCCGGCGCAGACAACGCCACCACCCGTCCGCAGGAGGGATCGCTGTGACTGACACTGCCGCCACCACCGCCCAAGGCCGGGTGGAGTTGACCGATATCCGTAAATCCTTCGGGGAGACCGAAGTGCTGCACGGGGTGTCCCTGACCGTGGAGCCGGGGGAGGTGACCGTTATCATCGGCCCTTCCGGCTCCGGCAAATCCACGCTGCTGCGCACCATCAACAACCTGGAGGACATCGACGCCGGCATGGTGCGCGTCGACGACGAGATCATGGGCTTCCGACAGGATCCGAACAACCCGGACGTGCTGCAGGAGCTGCGTGAATCCGAGATTCTGCGCCAACGCACCGGGGTGGGCATGGTCTTTCAGAACTTCAACCTTTTCGGGCACATGACCGCGTTGCGCAACATCACCGAAGCCCCGGTCCGGGCGCTAGGCATGCCGCTGCCCGAGGCCCGGGAACGGGCCCGCGCCCTGCTGTCCCGGGTGGGGCTGTCCGGCAAGGAAGGCGCCTACCCGCGCCAGCTCTCCGGCGGCCAGCAGCAGCGCGTGGCGATCGCCCGGGCGCTCGCGCTGAACCCGAAGGTGGTGCTCTTCGACGAGCCGACTTCGGCGCTGGACCCGGAGCTGGTCGACGAAGTGCTCGCCGTGATCCGCGATCTCGCCGAATCCGGCACGACCCTGGTCGTGGTCACCCACGAGATGGGTTTCGCCCGCACCGTCGCCGACACCGTGGTGTTCATGGACGACGGCGTCATCGTCGAACAGGGCCCGCCCGAGCAACTGTTCACAGACCCGCAACACCCCCGCACGCAGGACTTTTTGTCCAAGATCCGCGACGTCGGCGCCACGGAGGAGGCATAAGATTGTTCTCCCGCACCACCCGCACCGGCACGCGCCGCGCGACCGTCGCCGTCGTCCTGGCGGCGGCGCTGGGCCTGGGCGCCTGCGCAGATCCCGTCAATCTCACCGCTGTTTCCGAGACCGGCCTGAACCTCACCCCGGATCAGGACCGCGTGCGTTCGGAGGTCAACCCGGAGATCGCCGAACTCGTCCCGGAGTCGATCAGCGAGGACGGGTTGCTGACCGTAGGCACACTCGTCCACGGCGCCCCGCCATTGGTGATGACCGCCACGGACAACACCACCCAGATCGGCTCGGAAGTCGACCTCGCCCAGCTGCTGGCCGACAAGCTCGGTTTGGAACTCTCGCTGGAGCTGACCAGCTGGGACAACTGGGCGTTGAAGGTGGAGGCCGGCGAGTTTGAGGCCATGCACGGCAACATCGCCGTCACCGACGCCCGCCTGGAAAAATTCGACTTCACCCCCTACCGCGCCGCCTACCTGGGCTTCATTGCCCAGGCCGGCAGCGACCTGCACATCGAGCAGGCAGAAGACATCTCGGGGCTGCGCATCGCCGCGGCCGCCGGCACCAACCAGGACCGCGTGCTGGGGGAATGGAACGACCAGCTCATCGCCGAGGGCAAGGAGCCGGCGGAAATTTACCACTACGTCAACGAAAACGACATGACGATGGCGCTGGTCGCCGGCCGCCTGGACGCGTTCTTCAACCACCTGCCGGGCGCGTCCTACCTGGCGAACACCCGCGACGACGTCGAGGTCGCCGGCCGGGTCTCGGCGGGCTGGCCGCAGGAAACCCTCGTGGGCACCGCCATGGGCCGCGGTTCCGGCCTGGCGCCGGCCGTCACCGCGGCGCTGAACGAGCTCATCGACGAAGGCACCTACCAGGAAGTGCTCGAACGCTGGGACCTGGGCGACGAGGCCCTGGACCAGACCCACACCGAGAGCCTGGAGAGCTACGGCGAGAACTGACCTCCCCCCGCGCCACAGGCCGCCCCCGTCAACCCGCAACAGCAAAGGAACAGTTTCCCATGACGACCCACCACCCGTTCATCGCCCTGGACCTCGACGGCGAGGGCGCGCACCCGGCCGCCGCCTCCTGGACGAACGCCACTTCCCAGGACACACACTCGGGAGCCAGACTGGCCCGGCGCGCCCGCGCCGTGGAGACCGCCGGCTTCCACGCTTTAGTCCTCGCCGACCGGGCGCTGGACGCCCGCACGGAAGCGCACCCGGTCAACCTGGCCGCCACCCACTCCGCCGCTTTCCTGGCCCCGGTGACCCGGCGCACGGTGCTCATCGCGGAAGCCGACGCCGTGCTCACCGAACCTTTTCACCTGGCGATGCAGCTGATGACCCTGGATCAGAATTCGCTCGGCCGCGCCGGGTGGCTGGTCCGTGGCGCCGATGAGCTGACTGAGGCCGCGGCGTTCGGCCGGGAGGTACCGGATCAGCGGCGGGTGCGGCAGGAGGTCACCGACGCCGTCGAGGTCAACCGCCGGCTGTGGGACAGTTGGGAGGATGACGCGGAGATCCGGGACGTGGCCACCGGCCGGTTCATTGACGCGGAGAAGATCCACCACATTGATTTCGTGGGGGAGCATTACTCCGTGAAGTCCGCGGCGATCGCCCCGCGTACCCCGCAGGGGCAGGTGCCGGTCATCGCCCCGCGCGAGCTGGTGGAGCCGGGGGCGGACGTCGACGTGGTCCAGGTGCGGGCGGAGTCCGTGCCGGAGTTGGTGGAAGCGGTGCGACGTGCCCGGGCGGAAGGCTTCGGCGCCGTGCTCGCGGAGGTGGCCGTCGCCGTCGACCACCTCGGTGTGCCTGCGCACGTGCGGCTGGCGCAGCTCAACGAGCGGCGGGAGTGGGCGCCGGGCGCTCTGGCGTCCGGGACCGCCGCCGAGGTCGTCGACGATCTCGCCGCCGTCCTGGCGGTCGCCGACGGCGTGCGGCTGCGTCCCGCGGTGTTCGACGTGGACGCCGCCGCCCTGGCCACGGAGGTGCTGCCGGCGCTGCGCGCCCGGATATCACTGGCCGACAACCCCATCGACGGCACTTTCCGCGACCTGCTCGGACTTTCCCGCCCGGCCAGCCGCTACGCCGTCACCCAGCAGGATTAACCCACGGGATCGTCAAAGGAGTACCCATGAGCAGCACTGAATTCACCCCCACCGGCCAGATCCAGTTCAACGCGTTTTTCCAGGGCGTGAACACCGGCACGATCTGGAAGTCCCCGGAATCCGGGTCGCAGATCGAGTTCGAGTCTTTCCGCCGCATCGCCCAGACCGCGGAGCGCGGCAAGTTCGCGGCCTTCTTCCTCGCCGAAGGCCTGCGCATGCGGGAGCAGAACGGCAAGGTCTTCGAGCTCGACGTCGCCGGCCGGCCCGACAATCAGTCGATGCTGGCGTCGTTGGCCGCGGTCACGGAGAACCTCGGCCTGGTGGCCACCCAGAACAGCACCTTCAACGATCCCGTGGAGTTGGCGCGGCGACTGCAGTCGCTGGACCTGCTCTCCGAGGGGCGGGCGGCGTGGAACGTGGTCACGACCGACAACGCCTGGACCGGCGCGAACTT from Corynebacterium maris DSM 45190 includes these protein-coding regions:
- a CDS encoding amino acid ABC transporter permease translates to MVSRLSDAAPRTGAPRSAPLGPASGSTVAAAHTHRSITDFQIRPVRRPGRWVGAGLVIALVAAVFWSFATNPRWGWDVVASWVFAESILAGLFETLKLTVIAGAIGFGLGAVLAVMRLSSSPLISGVSWTFSWIFRSTPLLVQLLLWYNVGYLYERLEIGVPFTDVTFFSVETNQVVTPFLAAILGLGLHQAAYAAEIIRGGILSVDQGQLEAASALGIPARDRTLRIVFPQAMRAALPASFNEIISLVKGTAIVYVLAYQELFLTVQVIYARTQEVLPMLLVATVWYVVITSALSIAQYYVERHFSKGAVREVPPTPWERLRAKFRRRPASAGGPISGPAGADNATTRPQEGSL
- a CDS encoding DUF4245 domain-containing protein → MAEEKRPRIFQGGKDMSISMGIIVVLMVLIVLPTGLCTYSPGAPEGGPVQEVDAEAFLGLEARAADFPLIMPENPDGWVPNSARRTQVDGQPATVVGWVTDDEGYLQLTQTGVELEDAVRGVDQDPRALDRTENIDGQEVQVYSSEEGDVRDLWAVDAGESRLLVSGAADEEEFRALMAAALDADQIVVE
- a CDS encoding FAD/NAD(P)-binding protein, with translation MSGTSARILIVGGGPRAAGILERIQANVDLLAGFRLDIDVADPHVPGAGRIWRPDQSPMLLMNSHAEDVSVFTDDSVECAGPARPGPNLHQWARLVSAGEIALPDVDVDLRSEIAGLQPKSFASRRLLSQYLSWFYATTVTEFPDSVTVTPHTQLVTSVTPDGQGYRAELADGTVLDADAVVLSLGHTDAADSPRASALIDFAERHRLFYSPPAQSHELDLSPVGADEDVLVSGMGLAFIDVMAQLSEGRGGVFHPDPRPGEPDRLRYEPSGQEPRMWVGSRRGVPYHSKITAELRGEFSPAMTFLTRDYVDGLPGAINFRRDLLPVITAECEYFVYREILTGHPEWSALDWAEFAPRFRAAVAAGSDRSDLIAEAVPDARLHLDLAWLDQPFAGELFATLADVEAALVDYVSEDLRLATSPDHSEKQALFLALLHVHMQLARIVPVDRLDADSRQDFPDRWQSFFSLLDSGPPPHRLHQLLALHRAGLLRFLGPGVSVTADSATGTFTAVSAHSPLRISARNYIDAFLPPQVVEGTANPLIAQLIADGMAREERVLSADGDAGTGRLGIDARYHLLRPDGDAHERVWATGPTSSEIPLGAFSRPHTNAAPFQRNDAMARDILRSVRQGPAGARQDRAERVTAGVCR
- a CDS encoding amino acid ABC transporter ATP-binding protein, producing MTDTAATTAQGRVELTDIRKSFGETEVLHGVSLTVEPGEVTVIIGPSGSGKSTLLRTINNLEDIDAGMVRVDDEIMGFRQDPNNPDVLQELRESEILRQRTGVGMVFQNFNLFGHMTALRNITEAPVRALGMPLPEARERARALLSRVGLSGKEGAYPRQLSGGQQQRVAIARALALNPKVVLFDEPTSALDPELVDEVLAVIRDLAESGTTLVVVTHEMGFARTVADTVVFMDDGVIVEQGPPEQLFTDPQHPRTQDFLSKIRDVGATEEA
- a CDS encoding transporter substrate-binding domain-containing protein; protein product: MFSRTTRTGTRRATVAVVLAAALGLGACADPVNLTAVSETGLNLTPDQDRVRSEVNPEIAELVPESISEDGLLTVGTLVHGAPPLVMTATDNTTQIGSEVDLAQLLADKLGLELSLELTSWDNWALKVEAGEFEAMHGNIAVTDARLEKFDFTPYRAAYLGFIAQAGSDLHIEQAEDISGLRIAAAAGTNQDRVLGEWNDQLIAEGKEPAEIYHYVNENDMTMALVAGRLDAFFNHLPGASYLANTRDDVEVAGRVSAGWPQETLVGTAMGRGSGLAPAVTAALNELIDEGTYQEVLERWDLGDEALDQTHTESLESYGEN
- a CDS encoding LLM class flavin-dependent oxidoreductase, translated to MTTHHPFIALDLDGEGAHPAAASWTNATSQDTHSGARLARRARAVETAGFHALVLADRALDARTEAHPVNLAATHSAAFLAPVTRRTVLIAEADAVLTEPFHLAMQLMTLDQNSLGRAGWLVRGADELTEAAAFGREVPDQRRVRQEVTDAVEVNRRLWDSWEDDAEIRDVATGRFIDAEKIHHIDFVGEHYSVKSAAIAPRTPQGQVPVIAPRELVEPGADVDVVQVRAESVPELVEAVRRARAEGFGAVLAEVAVAVDHLGVPAHVRLAQLNERREWAPGALASGTAAEVVDDLAAVLAVADGVRLRPAVFDVDAAALATEVLPALRARISLADNPIDGTFRDLLGLSRPASRYAVTQQD